In the genome of Lactuca sativa cultivar Salinas chromosome 3, Lsat_Salinas_v11, whole genome shotgun sequence, the window CCTCCCAGTTTTCCTGCTTGCTGTCCACACACGGCCAACACATCACTCAATTATGACGACGACCACCGACCTTTCTCGGAGAATTTTTCCGATCAGTAGCTGATAACTCTTCACCTGAAAAGCTTTCATTTTACACGCTCCTTCAACAATGGAGACCTTATCGTCGTCCAGTATCATCTCAACAGCCATTAAACCTTATCCATTGTTATCGAGGACCAAAAACACGAGATTCTCCTGTTCAATGAAAGTCGCATCATCCTTTTCCTACCAAAAATTCATTCAATATGCTTTGGATGAAACCAAACTCTCAACTTCAGACCTGATTCCTTCTTCGTTGCAGGTAATTATCGCTTTCGATTCCATTCTGAAACGCACGAATTGAATGCTGTTAATAGTTGCAGTTGCAGTTTTTCACTAGTTTTTATTCGTTATGAACATAATCACTCAACGAGAAtagtatataatatttaattaagtgtCTGAATTTAGATTGCTGTAGCACGTTCTTCGGAAAGGGTATATTTCTTTTGTATTTTATGATTAAACTAGTTAGGTTTTTCTTTGAATCCTAATTTGAAGAAAAGAGTAATTTTATATTGAGAAAAACATGGATTCTACTTTGGACTATATGAACTTTAGAATCAAATTCAAATTTCACCACTATTTTAGGTCTATTTCACACTTTTATCATTTACTTCTGGTGCTTAAAGTTATGGATCAAAGTACCTTTTGTGTATTATGAAATGCAAGATTGGGGATACTCTATCAAATCACTATACTGAAAATCTGAAATATCAACAAACTATACAATAAATGTGGTCTTCAGTTCAAAAAAGTatttcattgaggcatttcatcaaacacttaaAATCCATGTGAAATTACAAATTTGCTCAAGAAATATAAAAGCTTATGCAAATGAACATAAACAGAGTGTTGTGAAATTGATAgagaaagaaaataagaaaagaaGTCAATACATATCTTTCAATTTATATCTGCTTCAGATTATTGATGAACACTTGAATCACTCTGCTTCTACTATTGAAATCAGTTATCAGTTTtgctataatacacaaataaatgaaagttcaTGGCAATTTTTTACATTTAGTCCCTTTTCATATTTCCTAACAGGAGGATTTCAGCACCTTGAAATCACTGGATGGGAAAACAGAGCTTAAGATGTGTTCCTTTAAAGCTTCCAAAATTAGGCTTCTTCGCAGCCTTTCTATTGAAACAAGTGAGGGTATGCAGGTAAATTCCAAAGggttaaatgtaataaataacaatttgtttattattatagcattctattttcatttttgattattacaacattgtacttaaAAAAATCTACCTAACTATAGCAATTTCCCAAATACAGAGCAATTTTGAAtgttaaaatttattttaataaattcaaAGCAAATCTAATCTATAAAGCTGGactttataattcaatatttatcATGGATTACTTTATAGTTTATGCTCCACATGCAGGTGCTTGATTTTGCTGTATTCCCAGAAGCAGAATTTGACCTCCCAATCTTTTGTGCAAATTTTTTCACCTCTGCCAATATAAATATAGTTGTACTGTAAGTCGTTATtctaaaattatataaaacatgATTACATTTTTAATCTTTTTCTCCATGTTAATATGCATTGTTGGTTATTTACATGTCATTCatggcatttttgtaaatacTTTTGGTTCTCACACGATCCTAATCATATATGCAGGGACCTCAATCCGTTGcatgatgtcatcaatgaaacACATTACAAAGAGAAGTATTATAAAAACTTGATTCCTCTTGGTGTCAAGTACTCTGAGGTGTGTTGACTTTCAACTTCTTTAAGCTGTGTTTGTTACATTGGACTGGACAAGCTTTCTAGGGCTTTTTTTTTTATCTGGAGGGCATTTTCATCTTTTGCACGTAGGAGAGATAGAGTGAGTCTCTGTCCCACTTTTTTAGGTAGGACAAAAAAGTTAAACTTTATGTCCCATCGACATCGGTGCCATGCCAATGCATGTGAAATGCAGTACAACCTGTCCTATCCTGTCTATAACAAATGGGCCCTTAAAATTATTAGATTACATGCAGCTTTTGCCATGGGGAGGAAAACTCACTAGTGAATCGTTGAAATTTTTTTCACCAATTGTGATATGGACAAAGTTTTCTTCAAGCCAAGAAAACCACAATATATTGTTTTCCGCTTTCAAAGATTACTACAAGGTATccactgtgtgtgtgtgtgttttatccCATAGTGTAAATAATGAAAACCACAATATTttgtttattattgtttttttgaGTTTTTAACTTATTATAATGAATTGTCAGGCATGGCTCAATTTGATGGATCATGCAATAGAGGAGACCGATCATTCTCAAATAAGCTTGAACCTTGAAGCACAACATCGGTATCTAACTTGGAGAGCCCAAAAGGTGTCATTTttctta includes:
- the LOC111883501 gene encoding phytochromobilin:ferredoxin oxidoreductase, chloroplastic isoform X1, which translates into the protein METLSSSSIISTAIKPYPLLSRTKNTRFSCSMKVASSFSYQKFIQYALDETKLSTSDLIPSSLQEDFSTLKSLDGKTELKMCSFKASKIRLLRSLSIETSEGMQVLDFAVFPEAEFDLPIFCANFFTSANINIVVLDLNPLHDVINETHYKEKYYKNLIPLGVKYSELLPWGGKLTSESLKFFSPIVIWTKFSSSQENHNILFSAFKDYYKAWLNLMDHAIEETDHSQISLNLEAQHRYLTWRAQKDPGFHVLKRLIGETHAKDVVKKFLFSGVKDLGNKTFLDYFPEYESKNGSIIEKRSIIGKSFEKRPWNTRGVFIGDTFG
- the LOC111883501 gene encoding phytochromobilin:ferredoxin oxidoreductase, chloroplastic isoform X2, which encodes METLSSSSIISTAIKPYPLLSRTKNTRFSCSMKVASSFSYQKFIQYALDETKLSTSDLIPSSLQEDFSTLKSLDGKTELKMCSFKASKIRLLRSLSIETSEGMQVLDFAVFPEAEFDLPIFCANFFTSANINIVVLDLNPLHDVINETHYKEKYYKNLIPLGVKYSEAWLNLMDHAIEETDHSQISLNLEAQHRYLTWRAQKDPGFHVLKRLIGETHAKDVVKKFLFSGVKDLGNKTFLDYFPEYESKNGSIIEKRSIIGKSFEKRPWNTRGVFIGDTFG